The Amblyomma americanum isolate KBUSLIRL-KWMA chromosome 2, ASM5285725v1, whole genome shotgun sequence genome contains the following window.
CGTTCAGAGTTGAGCCAAGAAATTGGTCTTTGTCTGGTGCGAAGTTCACGAAAAATTTCAACGAGTAATCATTACTTCCGCACTGTGCTCGTCGATCAGCATACAGGGCACGCCCCACGTCCATAACTTCTGGAAACCAAACTGGTTTCAGTTGCGGTTTCTTGAATAAGGTTCGCTGTACTACATGAACGAGATCACGCAATTTCCTTATACATTTGGTTACTGTGAAACGTTTTGCCTTCTAGTTTTCGAGGATCATCAGTGGAAAGAGACCGCCttcaaactgtttttttttttgagcatcgATTACGGTTTGGAAGAGTTCACAGCCGAATTTAGCTTCATGTTGGCAATTAATAACAACCACATAAACGCCACAGAAAGATCTCTTTGAATTCCTACTGGTCTCACGTAATTTTACGTGCCCAGAACTTATCGCAGGCCACACCACTTTTTAGGGAGGCTGAATCGGAGCAGACATTTCTGCAACTCTGCCAAGCGCCGACTGAGCCCTACAAGTCAATGGGGAGCCGGAATGTGTGATTCAAAGCCTCTGGCAGTGATCTGACCTCACTACCAGCTTTGGAACTTCACGCCTGGCATGCGGGGTGTTCTTAAATTTCCGGTCACGCCTCATGCAACGTGGTGGCATTGCCGTTGTTAGGATCTTTGTGATAAACACTTACATGGATGGAGACCACGGTCGGACCTAAAATATGTAATAATCATCTTCTTGTATCTTTTTCAGCCAAACAATACATTCATTTTAGTCCTCAGGCGTTCAACGGCACAGAGGCcggcggtggaaggcaatctTTTATACCGTGCAGTAAGTGCTCAGCTGCTCATTTGCTGCATGAAGTTCAGAGAAATGTTGCACCGCTTTCTAACATTAAGCAAAAGTTTAACAGATGTAGAGGAGCCTCCTTTAATATAACCATATATATCACGGTTACAGGACACTAGGTGCGTGGGcaggattttatttttatttttttcgatgCCTACTTGCTGCAGTTTCAAAGCGCTCGCCTCCAACAAAACGAAAATCATAAGTGGTGACCTTAAAGTTGTTCTTATTAGTTTTCATTTAGTTTCACTGCATCTTTTCAGCTTTTGTCGCATGCGAAAAGCCTCAGGTGCTCAGAGACTCCATACTTTGGATCCATTACCCGAGTGTAAACGACCTAGGTTCTAACTGGATGGTCAACCAATCAGGTAGGTAGCGCGCAAGCTAGATGCCAATTCATGACCGCTGACGAAAGTCGGTGCCATAAATCGCCTCCATCGGGTCAACAAGAACATTTTTTAAGCAGATTAAAATATTGAAATACTAACATTTGTGCGATCTCTGCGGCCGTTCTGAAATCGCGGTGTATCATACCTTGCAAGCAAAGAATAAATACCTCATGCTTCAAGTCACAGTGTTCATTCAAGATCGGAATTCTGCTGTATGGTTCAAATTCACAATTAACAGTGGCCCGTAGAACACGTGACATCAATGAACAAAAAAATCTGACCCCGCGATTGAGAGAATGATTCGCAAAATCCAGTGACCTCTCTTGGGGCCGGAAGCGTCACTCTTGTGCGGGATCAGTGTTTACTATCACCGTCTTTCCCATCAGAAATAAGGCAGGAAACGCGAAGCAGTTGTTTTATTCTGCACTGCGGACGTAACCTCCATCGCATCGTGCGATATTGTTAGCGACCAATACCGACCTTAATAAACAACTGGAGTTGCCGCACGCATTTGTGACCCGTCTCTCTGCTCCCAGCAACTACATTTTTATTCCCTCTGCCGATAAATCACATTTGCATAAACGCCGGTTACAACACGTGGAAAGTTCGAGAACGCCATTTTCCCCAAGGCGCCTGCGTCGATACTGAGAGATGACAGCCATGGCAACGCCGATTCAAAAGGATCCAGCAGGTCCCAGCCTGCCAGTACAGTATGACAGAAGTATTCACCTGCTCCGCCATTAGAGCAGGAGCGCCCACAGGCCACTTAATATGCCTTCCTGCTCTCGCAGGTAATCGTGATGCGGATTTCGCCGCGACCGAGATCTCGCGGAAAGGGCCACTAACGGTGTCGCTTTAAAAACAGAACATATATTGCGATGACTGCCGCAGACTAACGCTTAAAAAACAGTCTTCTTCAaaccaaataaaaacaaaaacatgtcGATGCCTATTCGCTCAGTTTGCAAAGATACAGCAAGAATTTCTTGATAGCCTGCGTGTAATACGCAACGAATGTCTCCACCACATTGCAACACCTCCTTCTTTTCGCTTCTAACTATTCCAAGAAATCTTGTGCTAACAGGTTGCCTGAGTAAGTATTCCTGTTAATTTCTCAGCGTTTTATTTCCTTAACCGTTGTTGACTTTCAgactttcatatatatatatatatatatatatatatatatatatatatatatatatatatatatatatatatatatatatatatatatatatatatatatatatatatatatatatgtgtgtgtgtgtgtgtgtgtgtgtgtgtgtgtgtgtgtgtgtgtgtgtgtgtgtgtgtgtgtgtgtgtgtgtgtgtgtgtgtgtgtgtgtgtgtgtgtgtgtgtatgtgtgtgtgtgtgcaacgtACATTGCGTTGGCTCCGATCTTTTtcaagatcggtcctccgatcgaaacgtcgagtcaaataaaaatgtttccttaaatgaagcgtatacttcgatatatatatatatatacataaaggAAGCCAATAGCCCCCGAACcagaggtgcataggggaatgtttctatgtttttaATTTGTATTACTGCTTGGTGGGAGAATTATACTCCGACTactctgtcgcttaaagaaacttTCTTATAAGCAACTGAgacaacaaccatgccgccggttggagccgaacacacgacctccgaatatcgtgaatgtgtgtgtgcgttcgtgcgtgtgcgcgcgcgcgtgtgtgtgtgtgtgtgtgtgtgtgtgtgtgtgtgtgtgtgtgtgtgtgtgtgtgtgtgtgtgtgtgtgtgtgtgtgtgtgtgtgtgtgtgtgtgtgtgtgtgtgtgtgtgtgtgtgtgtgtgtgtgtgtgtgtgtgtgtgtgtgtgtgtgtgtgtgtgtgtgtgtgtgtgtgtgtgtgtgtgtgtgtgtgcgcgcgcgcgcgcgcgcaatcTGTAATATCCAAATACTAGAAGCATTTCAATATCATTGCCTCGCGGGGAACTTTGCTTCATATTTTTGCAAATGAGGCTAAGGTATCAAGCTTTTCCACGTTCTCTTTCGCCTCCTCCAAAGCGATGACTAGAAGAAGGACATCCACGCAGGCAACGATTTATCGTATCTGATATGGCCTCTAGAGCGCTCGCTGTACGTCTGCTCCCGTCAGTAAGCATTATGAAGAATTTTTGCGTTAAACGATACCTGCGACTCCTGCTTTGGAAGCCAGCCTGATGGCCTTAGCAACTGCTCTTTAGGTATTTCGACGCTGTCTTTTTCCAATGCATTCCCAATCGGATTCAAAGGCAAGGCACCTTCTTTAAAAAATGCATTGTTTGGTTTCTCTCATAATAGAGAAGGTTTAGCTTGTGACATTTTACGCTTTTCAGGAACTATCGGCGTCTTGAACTACCGAATAACATACCTGCAAAAGTAGAAGCGTTATTGTAGGTGTTTTTGGTTTTAGCAGTGTGCAGAAATGCATGACGTACTAGTTGGCGAAAGCAAATCTTTTTAGTGTGCACAGCTTCTATACTCGCTGGCAACATTTATGACCCCGCAGCCCAGTCTAGATGGCAACAGCAAAAAACTAGCCTCTATCTCTGTGGACGCAACACGATGCCATGTAGTCAAGCTTGTAAATCAGCGTTCCagcctttgtttcttttctttgttttctcgcTGCTTCCTTATTGTGTCGTCAATAGAATCTCTGGACAACCTCTTTTTCTCCAAACACCTAATTCTAAATATGCGAAGCGACACAGGAGTGGAATGTTTTGCGCAACCTTGTCGGCATCGTCATTCGCGTCGCCTGAGTGCTATGTTCTGGCCTGGAAAGACCCTTGCGCTTCTTTCTTCCAGGCTCAGCATAAATGGCGCTTGACGTGTTTCCAAACGCATAATCAAACAatcgcgagttcgatcccggaaAGCATGCGTATTTCAAGAAGAACATTTTTGTCTGCATGGATTTCATCACATTGCGTTGCGAGCAACTACCGCCTCCTAAAAAGAAATTAATCTGTACCTTTTGGAATCCATGGTATGCGCCAACTTTTCTGTAATTCTGCTAAATGGGAGCCAAtcttgattttttattttttcttacaaTGCAAAGGTACAAATCAGATTAAGAGCAAAAGCAAAGAGGAGGATTTCTCATTGACTTAGACCACCTCGTATTTTTTATCGCCCAACAGACATTtattatattttgtttttgcGTTTCGCAGCAAGCGAAGTGATGACCGTTATTGAGCACAGCATTCAGAAAGCATCAGTTCGAGGTTAATAATACGCTTCATATTATTTAGGCTACATTTAATCTTAAGAACAATACTTGGGGACGTTTGGGTATTATGTGGACTCCGCGTTGAGAGTAAATTTTGTGCGAAGATGCGTTGCAAGCCACTAAAACATAGAAACAAAGTTTTTATTTGAAGGAAACTTTTTCAATAATTTCTTTTTCGTAGGTTGCAATGATTAATTGTGTTCTTCAGCCGTACGCTTTATACCAGGGTGCAATACGTCAGGTGGTATTTTCAAACAAGCGGTGAAACCCTTTTTTCCGCGGAAAGTAACCACGCCAAGTCGTGAGGTGACGAGCCGAATGAATTCTGACCCCAGCAAAGGGAGTTAAAGCTTTCCAAGGAGCTTCGCTTCGAGCCATATTTTACACGCCTTGGCAGAACTTTATTGTGCGTAACTTGGTTTTCCTCAAGAAAAGTTAATGCCGGGTGTATACGACATCAAGAGGCATAGAAACAAGTGCAATGCAATTCCACGCTTGTGTTGTTGTATTGGTTTCTTTGCCTCTTGTCCGCGTATATATGAAGCAGTTCTAACTTCCCTCAAAAGTTTTTATATCGCTCGTTTTTCAGCATTCTTGGATGTCAATCACGCCGTATTCTGTCACACGAACGAAACCTGGGGTCTTGACGGGATGTGTTTGTTGAGTATCACAAACAGTTTCAGCAAATGGTATTGATGACGGAAAGAGGAAATAGATCAAGATATCTTGGGGTGCAGCGATTCTAAGCTTGCTCTGATCGGATTAACCTTTGCCCAAACCCGTAAATTAAGCGCTCTCACTGAGCACAGCATCCTGAGTCATATATGCACAGTCAGAAAGAAACCGTGGCCAGCAGCACAAAAGAAAAACCTACAAAAAAGCCTGAAAGTCTTGGTTAGGCTAAGAGGCAAAGTTTCATCGTTAATAGCTCTAGCGATTTCTACCGTTTTCAAAAATCCTCTTCCGAGAATAGTTGAAAAGAGACCGAGCACTAAAATACTATAATAAGAACAGCATCAAAACACTTTGAATAGATTCCACAATGATACCACACTTCCATGGAACAGAGCTCGAAAACGTTTCAATGAAACTCTTTGGTTCTCGAAACCATAACTTTTTGTGTCACTCGATACATTAGAAGTGCAGGCATCACCAGCGCAAAGCTCAACGAATCTATAAAAAATAGGAAGAAAATCCTGTCTAGTCACATCGCTCACGTTCATTACCTCGGACGGTTCAGACAAAGCGCGTCACATAACCTAGTCACCAAGCTCCCATCGCAAGATCTAGCTACCAATCACAGTCCAAGTGACTCACCAGCTAAACTGAGTTTTAAAAGCGTACTGTGCTACTCATGGAGTCTGTACCATTTGCATGTCTAATTAGCCAACCGTTATGTGCTTTGCACCATGCCTCGGTTTAACGTGGCGCAAACTAACCTCTACTTCGCAATCTGTTTTAGcgtcgccttttttctttttttccttctcttgccCCTAAAGTAAAGAATTTTGAAATCTCCTCATGATTTCGCCGCCAACATAAACGCAAAAAAAACTTGTCTTTGCAGTGTTGAACGGTGGAGCATCATTTATATTCAGCGCGCGGTGCTGTGCCCCTAAATGAAATGTCGTAAAAACAGTTTTCGTCCTGATTAGGTACCAAGCTATACAgggcctcctcctcctcattaCTTTGTAATCTATTCAGCTTAGAGTGAATCGGTATAAAAAGGGCCAGAAACTGCACAGAAACTAGTGGTAGATTCTACAACTCCTCTAAGTCACCATGGTAAGTCGGTTTCAAACCTCTGCACGTACTACAGCTGTCCTCGGTAGTGAATGGGGATGTGTGCATCTTCTAAAACAGTCGCTACGGTTCATATATTTGTTAGAGTGTTAGAGCGTCCATTCATACCGCCATAGATGTTTGCTACGCTTAAGCAGTTGCGAACCGAATGTTAGGGAGAAAAAGCACTTGACTTGCCATTTGTTCTTTGAGGAGTGAAATTTATATTCTCGATCGCAGCGGtagccgagtggttgagcatccacctcgcatgcgggaggtacggtgttatatccccagtgccgccgggtacccaccggtcatacaatgggtacaagctttcctctggcctggtgctcggcttctgtagagcgaaatgcttggaaaatgggtctttgaccactCCTTGAATAATCTAAAAAaaacttgtgccatggcgcactttggccatagatgcccttgtgctATAAAACtccgtaatcatcatcatcatcatcatgaaatTTACGCCTCTATAACACGGGCATATCGAAGGCCCTCAAAACCATAGTCTATCGATTCAATGGCGATCGAGCGCAGCTACACGGTAGTTTCAATGGCCACCGAGTCAAAAGTCTATCGAGTCTACGCAGCGCGGAACTCTATCGAGATTTTGAGGGCCTTCGAACGCtgccaaggttgctagcgttgcttcaaGGGGCGCCAaacgcactttcgtacacgataaATTCAGGGTACAAAAGCATGTCAAACATCAGTCTCCTatactttaatgcaagcagtccgTACAATAATTTCACATTGCATCGGTCTGGTACAAAGCGCATTAATTTTATACTCTCCACCGCACAAGACAGCAACGCCAGCGGCATCAGCGTTGCCAGAGCGCTGTAAAACCACGACAGCAAATCATACAAAACGCAGTGTCTTTCAAGACGACGCAACTTGCCATAATAACAACTGAATACCTCCTGTGACTCCAAATAAGAGTATTTAAGCATTTATTAGAGGTTTATGAAATATTTTTGCTATTTGTGCAAAACCAAAATAGCCATTGTGGCTCCCCACAAGCTCGGCGTGAGGTATGAGAACAATTTCattggccattgagatttgccgtgtagcagcgacacaccTCCTTCGAGTTCTAttgcgattgagaatttcgaaggctcTCGATTGGATGGCCATTGAagctggccgtgtgacaggggtattactttgAATGTCAGGAAATCCAATTATGTCAGGCAGTTCATGCAGTAAAATGTTCGTCGTTGTTTCCAAAGCCCAAAGGAACGAAATGCCATTTTTGTTAATATTTCAACTGATCGCAGCGTGGTTATTGTACACTGGTTGATTGCTTGTAATATTCTTCTCACAGATAAATTCATTAAGCCAGAGGACATGCGGCGGATTCTATTTTAGCACTCGCACGCTATAATATAAACGGAAAGCTTACTTCTTCATGCCAACCGTTCTAAAAGCGTGGACAAAATTAGAAGTTGCGAACAAAAGCTGCTTGATTCAATTTCCAGATCCGCGCCTGCATCGTCCTGGCCCTGGCCACCAGCGCCTTCGCTGGCTTCGTTGGCACCACCGGATATGGCCTCGGCCTAGCTGCTGCCCCAGCTGTGGCCACatacgccgctgccccagctgtgacTGCTGTCCATGCCGCCCCAGTCGCCACCTACGCCGCTGCTCCAGCTCTGGCTGCCGtccacgctgccccagccgtcGCCACTGTCGCCCACGCTGCTCCAGTCGCCACCTACGCCGCCGCTCCAGCTCTTGCTGCCAtccacgctgccccagctgttGCCACCACCACCCTCCACCATgccccagctgtggccaccgttgcCCACGCTGCCTCAGCCCTCGCATCCTACCACGCCGCCCCAGTCTACGGCTACGGTGTTGGCACCCTCGGCTACGGTGTCGGCCACTACGGCTACGGTCACGGTCTCCTCGGCTACGGCCTGAACTACGGCTATGGTCTTGGCAGTCCGTACCACTACGGCGCCCTTCTCCGCAAGAAGTGTAAGTGTACATCTGGGTGCAGATCTCAAAGGACTTAAATAACTACATTGAAAAACGTTTATATTAGTAAACTAAAACCCTTTCCATGCCATTCAGCTCAGAAACATGTTCGTGGCTTCAGGGCAACATTTTCTGCCCAATGCAGTTGAGCACGTTCCGCAGATGCAATGCATAGCTTGTTCGCTGTCAAAGTGTGCGTAGCATTGAACCTATCATGACGGGTCTGATTCTCCTATTATCATGTTCCAACTATATCCTAATCTTACATAGCTAATTTGCCCAGCTTTATTCCATTTTCTGATGGTCATGAATTACGCTTTCCGGGAGAGCTAGAGTACGTTCCTCCTCAGAGTTTAATAGATCAGACTATATGTAGCTGTGCATGAGTAACGCATCCAAATGTCGTTTTATTTCACACAGTGCAATTGGCGTTAGCTGCtttctttgcctttttctttcagaaactgCTGTCTTGATCCTGAGGTTAACACGCGAAACTACCGACAAAATTATGA
Protein-coding sequences here:
- the LOC144121405 gene encoding uncharacterized protein LOC144121405, with product MIRACIVLALATSAFAGFVGTTGYGLGLAAAPAVATYAAAPAVTAVHAAPVATYAAAPALAAVHAAPAVATVAHAAPVATYAAAPALAAIHAAPAVATTTLHHAPAVATVAHAASALASYHAAPVYGYGVGTLGYGVGHYGYGHGLLGYGLNYGYGLGSPYHYGALLRKK